One part of the [Synechococcus] sp. NIES-970 genome encodes these proteins:
- a CDS encoding Fe3+ ABC transporter, permease protein encodes MKIPYSTTPLTFLPWPTVRWRSPSLLLVLGLVWGGLFFLNLGLGSTTIPWDQLLAIALGRPVDNPVWANIVWQLRLPRAIAATFAGAALSISGLQMQTLFNNPLAGPFVLGINSGASLGVAIVLLGTGFMGGVLGTLSVAMAASLGAVAVFLLILAIARRVPHNSTLLILGLMLGYVSNALVTLLLHFSPAEALRLYLSWTFGSFAAIHREQLPIFITLILAGGLLAFFQAKPLNALLLGKQYAESVGLNLRATRRQIIASTALLAGSVTAFCGPISFIGIAVPHLCRGLLKTVDHRLLVPAVTLLGASLALLADIIVQLPGSELTLPLNAVTAMFGAPIIIILILRRHS; translated from the coding sequence GTGAAAATTCCCTACTCCACTACCCCTTTAACCTTTTTGCCGTGGCCCACTGTGCGGTGGCGATCGCCCTCTTTACTGCTGGTGTTGGGGCTGGTCTGGGGAGGCTTGTTTTTTCTGAATTTAGGGCTGGGCTCGACGACAATTCCCTGGGATCAACTGTTGGCGATCGCCCTAGGCCGCCCCGTCGATAATCCAGTTTGGGCCAATATCGTTTGGCAACTGCGTTTACCGCGGGCGATCGCCGCGACCTTTGCGGGGGCCGCCTTGAGTATTAGTGGTCTCCAGATGCAAACCCTGTTTAACAATCCCCTCGCCGGCCCCTTTGTACTGGGGATCAACTCTGGTGCGAGTTTAGGGGTGGCGATCGTCCTGCTCGGGACGGGGTTTATGGGCGGTGTGCTCGGCACGTTGAGCGTGGCCATGGCTGCCAGTCTCGGGGCCGTTGCTGTTTTTTTATTAATTTTGGCGATCGCCCGGCGTGTCCCCCACAACAGCACCTTACTAATTTTGGGGCTGATGTTGGGCTATGTGAGCAATGCTTTAGTGACCCTCCTGTTGCACTTCAGTCCTGCTGAAGCCCTGCGCCTCTATCTCAGTTGGACATTCGGCAGTTTCGCGGCAATCCACCGGGAACAGTTACCTATTTTTATTACCCTCATTCTTGCTGGTGGCTTACTGGCATTTTTCCAAGCGAAACCCCTCAATGCTCTCCTATTAGGCAAACAATACGCCGAGAGTGTGGGCCTCAATCTCCGGGCTACCCGCCGCCAAATCATTGCTAGTACAGCGCTGCTGGCAGGTTCTGTCACTGCTTTTTGTGGCCCTATTTCCTTTATCGGGATTGCTGTGCCGCACCTTTGTCGAGGCTTACTGAAAACCGTTGACCATCGTCTATTGGTTCCGGCGGTAACTCTTTTGGGGGCAAGTTTAGCGCTCTTGGCAGATATCATCGTGCAATTGCCGGGCAGCGAACTGACTTTACCCCTAAATGCGGTTACAGCAATGTTTGGCGCTCCAATTATTATTATTTTAATTTTACGTCGGCATTCTTAA
- the atpF gene encoding ATP synthase B chain, Subunit I, which yields MGIISYLATASEGGFHLNFDILETNIINLAIIIGVLYVYGSKFIGNVLETRKSKIVADLKDAESRAKAAQEALTKAQKDLEQAQAQAVTIREEAKVAAEKTKQEILAKGREEVEKLKASAVKELSTEQTKVITELKRRVAELALAKVEAQLRSNLDESAQAKLVDRSIAQLGGGA from the coding sequence ATGGGAATTATTTCCTACCTTGCCACCGCATCGGAGGGTGGTTTTCATTTAAACTTCGACATTTTAGAAACAAACATTATCAACCTTGCGATCATCATTGGGGTTCTGTACGTCTATGGGAGCAAGTTTATTGGCAACGTTTTGGAGACGCGCAAGAGCAAAATTGTCGCCGATCTAAAAGATGCCGAAAGCCGCGCTAAAGCAGCCCAAGAAGCACTGACAAAAGCCCAAAAAGACCTCGAGCAAGCCCAAGCTCAGGCCGTGACTATTCGCGAGGAAGCTAAGGTAGCCGCCGAAAAGACCAAGCAGGAAATTTTGGCAAAAGGTCGCGAGGAAGTTGAAAAACTCAAAGCCTCTGCCGTCAAAGAACTCAGTACAGAACAAACTAAGGTGATCACCGAGCTCAAGCGACGGGTTGCCGAACTTGCTCTGGCAAAAGTAGAAGCTCAACTGCGGTCTAATTTAGATGAGTCTGCTCAAGCTAAGTTAGTTGATCGCAGCATTGCACAATTGGGAGGTGGCGCATGA
- the atpH gene encoding ATP synthase F1, delta subunit: MKGNAMIAQVVEPYAGALMTLAQDTNKVEVFAENARALLAILQESADFRSFVMNPLVKAEEKKSVLQAVCGKDVDNYFLSFLLLLVDRRRITFLDGICEGFIALQRKLNNVVLADVTSAQALSADQEAAIADQVKQMTGASAVELNITTNADLIGGVVIKVGSKVFDASLRGQLRRISMDLLGSN; the protein is encoded by the coding sequence ATGAAGGGTAACGCAATGATCGCTCAAGTCGTTGAGCCCTATGCTGGCGCGCTGATGACCCTTGCGCAGGACACAAACAAAGTTGAGGTGTTTGCCGAAAATGCCCGGGCTTTGTTAGCAATCCTCCAGGAATCAGCCGATTTCCGGTCTTTTGTGATGAATCCTCTGGTGAAAGCCGAGGAGAAAAAGAGCGTCCTCCAAGCGGTTTGTGGCAAAGATGTGGATAATTATTTCCTCAGCTTCTTGCTGCTTCTTGTTGATCGTCGCCGGATCACCTTCTTGGATGGAATTTGTGAAGGGTTCATCGCACTCCAACGGAAACTCAACAATGTCGTTCTTGCTGACGTAACGAGTGCCCAAGCCCTCTCTGCGGATCAAGAGGCGGCGATCGCTGACCAGGTCAAACAGATGACCGGAGCTAGTGCCGTTGAATTAAACATTACTACCAATGCCGACCTCATCGGTGGGGTGGTAATTAAGGTCGGATCCAAAGTCTTTGATGCCAGCTTACGGGGTCAACTCCGTCGGATTAGCATGGACCTCCTAGGCTCAAATTAA
- a CDS encoding CTP synthase codes for MKKKIALLGEYTPTFKPHIFTTTAIQHSCSLLSIDIDGDWVSTDDISDSLFDIYSGIWVAPGSPYKSMEKTLWAIQYARENGIPCFGTCGGFQHFIIEYARNILGFEDAQHAEYDPYASKLFISQLDCSLAGREMTLNFIAESQIATIYGALNAVERYYCNFGVNPEFIPLLKSNSLNITGSDSEGEVRVIELPSHPFFIGTLFVPQAQSTPEAPHPLVTAFLKAVFNY; via the coding sequence ATGAAGAAAAAAATCGCACTTTTAGGAGAGTATACTCCAACATTTAAACCCCATATTTTTACAACTACAGCGATCCAACATTCTTGCTCATTATTATCAATCGATATTGACGGGGATTGGGTTTCAACCGACGATATTAGTGATTCGCTGTTTGATATTTATTCTGGAATTTGGGTTGCCCCTGGTAGTCCTTATAAAAGTATGGAAAAGACTTTATGGGCAATTCAGTATGCTCGTGAGAATGGTATTCCTTGTTTCGGAACTTGTGGTGGATTTCAGCACTTCATTATTGAGTATGCCCGCAACATTCTGGGATTCGAAGATGCTCAACATGCAGAGTATGATCCCTATGCCTCTAAACTATTTATTTCTCAGCTTGACTGCTCATTAGCTGGACGAGAAATGACGTTAAACTTTATAGCAGAGTCACAAATTGCAACTATTTATGGAGCATTAAACGCAGTCGAGCGATACTATTGCAATTTTGGCGTCAACCCTGAGTTCATTCCACTATTGAAGAGTAATTCTTTAAATATTACAGGTTCAGATAGTGAGGGGGAAGTGCGAGTGATCGAGCTTCCTTCTCATCCATTTTTTATTGGAACGTTATTTGTACCTCAAGCACAATCAACTCCTGAAGCTCCACATCCCTTAGTGACTGCATTTTTGAAAGCAGTTTTTAACTATTGA
- a CDS encoding hypothetical protein (hypothetical protein CY0110_01435) gives MEEYLRASQVIDCQHPEIVNLAQKIALGHQSSTAIAKKCFEWVRDEIRHSFDYQMNPVTCRASDVLRHKTGYCYAKSHLLAALLRANQIPAGFCYQRLSIDDQGAPYCLHGFNAIYLPEIGWYRVDARGNKEGVNAQFSPPQEQLAFKIQFPEEADFRAILPEPLPIVVEALQAQTTWEGMLQRLPDVTLASANSYGLALDH, from the coding sequence ATGGAAGAATATTTAAGAGCCAGTCAGGTTATTGATTGTCAACATCCTGAAATTGTTAACCTTGCACAAAAAATTGCATTAGGCCACCAAAGCTCAACAGCGATCGCCAAGAAATGCTTTGAGTGGGTACGAGATGAAATTCGTCACAGCTTTGATTACCAGATGAACCCTGTGACTTGTCGCGCTTCTGATGTTCTTAGACATAAAACAGGTTATTGCTATGCTAAGAGCCATTTGTTGGCGGCCTTATTGCGGGCAAACCAGATTCCCGCAGGGTTTTGTTATCAGCGCTTGAGCATCGATGATCAAGGCGCCCCTTATTGCCTACATGGTTTCAATGCAATCTATTTACCTGAAATAGGTTGGTATCGTGTTGATGCAAGGGGCAACAAAGAAGGAGTTAACGCTCAATTTTCTCCCCCTCAGGAACAGTTAGCGTTTAAGATTCAATTTCCTGAAGAGGCAGATTTTCGGGCAATTCTTCCTGAGCCACTGCCAATTGTAGTTGAGGCATTGCAAGCCCAAACAACTTGGGAGGGGATGCTTCAGAGACTTCCAGATGTAACCCTAGCCTCTGCAAATAGCTATGGTCTGGCACTCGATCATTAA
- a CDS encoding hypothetical protein (conserved hypothetical protein): protein MAIAFKASRWFLSGLIAVNLIGCNPWTVLSEEEDQTISALQTLEPGVEVQVEGIVRQRVPLLNQGAYELEDSTGRIWVITTAEALPTEGTSRRVSGRLEFHDVQLQQQNFGEFFIQEADNADLVEQGEISTPQIPIKEHLDFQFLPHKAQQKS, encoded by the coding sequence ATGGCGATCGCCTTTAAAGCAAGTCGGTGGTTTCTCAGTGGTTTGATTGCAGTGAATCTGATTGGTTGTAATCCCTGGACAGTGCTTTCTGAGGAGGAGGACCAGACAATCAGCGCCTTACAGACCCTAGAGCCCGGCGTAGAAGTACAGGTTGAGGGCATTGTGCGACAGCGTGTACCTCTCCTTAACCAAGGGGCCTATGAGCTCGAAGATTCGACGGGCCGTATTTGGGTCATTACAACCGCTGAAGCTTTACCAACAGAAGGCACAAGTCGCCGAGTTTCAGGACGTTTAGAGTTTCATGATGTCCAATTACAACAACAAAATTTTGGTGAATTTTTCATCCAGGAAGCAGACAATGCTGACCTCGTGGAACAGGGTGAAATCTCGACCCCCCAAATCCCCATAAAAGAACACCTTGACTTTCAGTTTTTACCCCATAAGGCCCAGCAAAAATCCTGA
- the atpG_2 gene encoding ATP synthase B chain, Subunit II, whose amino-acid sequence MTHWTIVLATEAVEKTAEGGLFDFDATLPVMAIQFLVLAALLNKLFYKPIGQAIDDRSDYIRTNLVDAKERQQKAEDLAVQYEQELRNVRREAQNVIAAAQAEAQKVVADEIKSAQAEALAEREKAALEIEAQRESAFKSLEQQVDSLSQAIASKLVGAKL is encoded by the coding sequence ATGACACACTGGACAATTGTTTTAGCAACTGAAGCAGTCGAGAAAACCGCTGAGGGTGGTCTTTTTGATTTTGACGCAACGCTCCCGGTGATGGCCATTCAGTTTTTGGTCTTGGCAGCGTTGTTAAATAAGCTTTTTTATAAGCCTATTGGTCAGGCAATTGACGACCGTTCTGACTATATCCGCACCAATCTGGTAGACGCCAAAGAGCGTCAACAGAAGGCGGAAGACTTGGCAGTTCAATATGAGCAAGAACTCCGCAATGTGCGCCGGGAAGCTCAGAATGTGATTGCTGCAGCTCAGGCTGAAGCCCAAAAAGTGGTGGCAGACGAAATCAAGTCGGCCCAAGCTGAGGCCTTGGCAGAGCGGGAAAAGGCTGCCCTGGAGATCGAGGCACAGCGGGAATCTGCGTTCAAGTCCCTTGAGCAACAGGTGGATTCTCTCAGCCAGGCGATCGCCTCCAAACTAGTTGGGGCAAAGCTTTAG
- the atpG_1 gene encoding ATP synthase F1, gamma subunit, which yields MPNLKGIRDRIQSVKNTKKITEAMRLVAAAKVRRAQEQVTSTRPFANTLLQVLYGLKSRLRLEEADLPLLKQREVKCVGLLVITGDRGLCGGYNANIIRKAEQRAKELAAAGIDYKFVLVGRKAVQYFQNRQAPIAKSYSGLEQIPSAAEASDIADELLSLFLAEEVDKIELIYTRFVSLISSQPVIQTLLPLVPEALTNPDDETFNLITRGGKFQVEREKVSTEVKELPADMIFEQDPKDILNALLPLYLSNQLLRALQEGAASELAARMTAMNNASDNASELMKTLTLSYNKARQAAITQELLEVVAGANAL from the coding sequence ATGCCAAACCTAAAGGGGATTCGCGACCGGATTCAATCGGTCAAAAATACCAAGAAAATTACCGAAGCGATGCGTCTGGTGGCCGCAGCAAAAGTACGCCGCGCCCAAGAACAGGTAACCTCCACCCGTCCCTTTGCTAATACCCTCTTGCAGGTGCTCTATGGCCTCAAGAGCCGTTTACGTCTCGAGGAAGCAGATCTGCCCCTCCTGAAGCAACGGGAAGTGAAATGTGTGGGTTTGTTGGTTATCACCGGCGATCGCGGCCTTTGTGGTGGCTACAATGCCAACATTATCCGCAAGGCAGAACAGAGAGCCAAGGAATTAGCAGCGGCTGGCATCGACTATAAGTTTGTGCTGGTGGGTCGTAAAGCGGTGCAATATTTCCAAAATCGCCAAGCCCCCATCGCTAAGTCCTACTCCGGTTTAGAGCAGATTCCCTCGGCAGCGGAAGCTTCTGACATTGCCGATGAACTGCTCTCTTTGTTCCTCGCAGAAGAGGTAGACAAAATCGAATTGATCTACACTCGCTTTGTGTCTTTGATTAGCTCTCAGCCCGTAATCCAGACGCTTTTACCGTTGGTTCCCGAAGCTTTAACGAATCCAGACGATGAAACCTTTAACCTAATCACCCGGGGCGGTAAGTTCCAGGTGGAGCGGGAAAAAGTTTCGACCGAAGTGAAGGAACTACCGGCAGACATGATCTTTGAGCAAGATCCGAAAGATATTCTCAATGCTCTGCTGCCTTTGTACCTCAGTAACCAGTTACTCCGGGCACTCCAAGAGGGAGCAGCCAGCGAATTAGCAGCGCGAATGACGGCGATGAACAACGCCAGTGATAACGCTTCTGAACTGATGAAAACCCTGACCTTGTCCTACAACAAGGCACGTCAGGCGGCTATTACCCAGGAACTGCTAGAGGTGGTTGCAGGGGCTAATGCCCTCTAA
- the atpA gene encoding ATP synthase F1, alpha subunit, with product MISIRPDEISSIIRQQIESYDQKVQVDNVGTVLQVGDGIARIYGLEQAMSGELLEFEDGTVGIALNLEEDNVGAVLMGDGRDIQEGSSVKATGRIAEIPVGEAIVGRVVDALARPLDGKGDIAATDSRLIEFMAPGIIARRSVHEPMQTGITAIDAMIPVGRGQRELIIGDRQTGKTAVAVDTIINQKGEDVICVYVAIGQKASTVAQVVTTLESKGAMDYTVVVAANANDPATLQYLAPYTGAAIAEYFMYQGKATLVVYDDLSKQAQAYRQMSLLLRRPPGREAYPGDVFYLHSRLLERAAKLSDELGGGSMTALPIIETQAGDVSAYIPTNVISITDGQIFLSSDLFNAGFRPAINAGISVSRVGSAAQTKAMKKVAGKLKLELAQFAELEAFAQFASDLDAATQNQLARGQRLRQILKQAQNSPLSVAEQVAIVYAGLNGYLDEIPVDRVVEFTTGLRQYLATSKARYGEIIGNDKALTDEAETLLKEAIAEHKQSFGAAA from the coding sequence ATGATTAGTATCAGACCCGACGAAATCAGTAGCATTATTCGTCAGCAAATTGAGTCTTACGACCAAAAAGTTCAAGTCGATAACGTCGGTACCGTCCTCCAAGTGGGTGATGGCATTGCGCGGATCTATGGTCTTGAACAAGCAATGTCCGGTGAACTCCTTGAGTTCGAAGATGGCACTGTTGGGATCGCTCTCAACCTTGAAGAAGATAACGTTGGTGCCGTACTTATGGGTGACGGTCGCGATATCCAAGAAGGTAGTAGCGTAAAAGCCACTGGCCGGATTGCTGAAATCCCTGTGGGTGAGGCAATTGTAGGTCGCGTTGTCGATGCTTTGGCTCGTCCCCTCGATGGTAAAGGTGACATCGCCGCCACCGATAGCCGTCTGATCGAATTCATGGCCCCCGGGATTATCGCCCGTCGTTCTGTCCATGAACCGATGCAGACTGGGATCACGGCGATCGACGCAATGATTCCCGTTGGTCGGGGTCAGCGTGAGTTGATTATTGGTGACCGTCAAACGGGTAAAACCGCCGTTGCGGTAGACACCATCATTAACCAAAAAGGCGAAGACGTAATCTGTGTCTACGTGGCGATCGGCCAAAAGGCTTCCACTGTCGCTCAGGTTGTCACCACCCTCGAATCGAAAGGGGCTATGGACTACACCGTTGTTGTTGCTGCAAATGCGAACGACCCGGCTACTCTCCAGTACCTCGCACCTTACACTGGGGCGGCGATCGCCGAGTACTTCATGTACCAAGGCAAAGCAACCCTCGTTGTGTACGATGACCTTTCTAAGCAAGCCCAGGCTTACCGCCAAATGTCCCTGCTGCTCCGTCGTCCCCCCGGTCGTGAAGCTTATCCCGGTGATGTTTTCTACTTGCACTCTCGCCTCCTAGAGCGGGCGGCTAAACTCAGCGATGAACTCGGTGGCGGTAGTATGACGGCTCTGCCGATCATCGAAACCCAAGCCGGTGACGTCTCTGCTTACATTCCTACCAACGTAATTTCTATTACCGACGGTCAGATCTTCCTGTCCTCTGACCTATTTAATGCGGGTTTCCGTCCGGCGATCAATGCGGGTATCTCTGTATCCCGGGTCGGTTCTGCGGCGCAAACTAAAGCAATGAAGAAAGTTGCCGGTAAACTCAAGCTGGAGTTGGCTCAGTTCGCAGAACTCGAAGCCTTCGCCCAGTTTGCTTCTGACCTAGATGCAGCGACCCAAAACCAACTGGCTCGGGGTCAGCGTCTGCGCCAGATCCTCAAGCAAGCTCAAAATTCGCCTCTGTCCGTCGCTGAACAGGTGGCAATTGTATATGCTGGCTTGAATGGCTACTTGGATGAAATCCCCGTCGATCGCGTGGTTGAGTTCACCACTGGCCTCCGTCAGTACCTCGCCACCAGCAAGGCCCGTTACGGCGAAATCATCGGTAATGACAAAGCATTGACCGATGAGGCAGAAACCCTCCTCAAAGAGGCGATCGCCGAACACAAGCAAAGCTTTGGCGCTGCGGCCTAA
- a CDS encoding putative ribosomal-protein-alanine N-acetyltransferase — MDKISWDLTLSTERLILRPQKPNDYEAWYAGFSGRLPSQYQYDEGLIDLEGCDLDWFAALCQRHQQQAIMDRAYIFAIFLRETGQHLGHVDLSTIRREENQWANLGYGIHNQYHRQGFAKEAVYAALIAGFEELSYHRIEAAINLDNTPSIALAESVGMQKECIRCGFFYENKQWVDHLIYVAFPLDFGLAEKPPMV; from the coding sequence ATGGATAAAATTTCTTGGGATCTGACTCTCTCAACTGAACGCTTGATTCTTCGTCCTCAAAAACCTAATGATTATGAAGCATGGTATGCAGGATTTTCAGGTCGTTTGCCTAGTCAATATCAATATGATGAAGGGCTTATTGATTTAGAGGGTTGTGATTTAGATTGGTTTGCGGCATTGTGCCAGCGCCATCAACAACAAGCAATAATGGATCGAGCCTATATCTTTGCAATTTTTTTGCGAGAGACAGGACAACACCTAGGGCATGTTGACTTATCTACAATTCGACGAGAAGAGAATCAATGGGCGAATTTAGGATATGGAATTCACAATCAATATCACCGTCAAGGATTCGCTAAAGAAGCGGTTTATGCTGCATTAATCGCTGGGTTTGAGGAATTAAGCTATCATCGGATTGAAGCCGCGATCAATTTGGATAATACACCGTCAATCGCGCTTGCCGAGAGTGTGGGAATGCAAAAAGAATGTATACGATGTGGATTTTTTTATGAGAATAAGCAGTGGGTTGATCATTTGATCTATGTAGCTTTTCCACTTGACTTTGGCCTAGCTGAAAAACCGCCCATGGTTTAG
- a CDS encoding acetyltransferase, gnat family, which translates to MIIAPVQKHERQALLDLAVSTGLFTPEDAEGLLGRVLDSLTAGDLPSGHTAVSCRESYGSPVVGWSYFAPDPYAEKVWNVWWIGVSPSHHGMGVGQALLAHVKQAAIASGVRIIVIETSDQAPLARARQFYLKLGYKECGRIPDFYDKGDAKVIFSCSITGATGA; encoded by the coding sequence GTGATCATCGCACCCGTTCAAAAACATGAGAGGCAGGCATTACTTGACTTGGCCGTGAGCACAGGACTATTCACTCCTGAAGACGCAGAAGGACTTTTGGGAAGAGTATTAGATTCCTTGACTGCGGGTGACTTGCCCAGCGGTCACACTGCTGTCTCATGTCGTGAATCATACGGAAGCCCGGTAGTTGGTTGGTCATATTTTGCGCCAGACCCGTATGCAGAGAAAGTATGGAATGTGTGGTGGATCGGCGTCAGTCCAAGTCATCATGGCATGGGCGTCGGCCAGGCACTTCTTGCGCATGTTAAACAAGCGGCTATAGCATCAGGGGTTCGCATCATTGTTATCGAGACAAGCGATCAGGCGCCCCTAGCAAGAGCTCGGCAGTTCTACCTCAAGCTCGGATATAAAGAGTGTGGGCGTATCCCAGATTTTTATGACAAAGGTGATGCGAAGGTTATCTTCTCGTGCTCTATCACGGGGGCAACTGGAGCTTAA
- a CDS encoding gentamycin 3-N-acetyltransferase: protein MSVQIVHLTENDVALLQSINAMFGVVFDDAGSYSSNKPSSSYLQTLLGTSSFIALAAVDGQEVVGAIAAYELKKFEQQRSEIYIYDLAVVSTHRRQGIATALIQELKVIGAARGAYVIYVQADKGVEDQPAIELYSKLGTIEDVFHFDIAVEGGHKNT from the coding sequence GTGTCAGTTCAGATTGTCCACCTCACTGAAAATGACGTTGCTTTGTTGCAGTCTATCAATGCAATGTTTGGTGTGGTATTCGATGACGCAGGGAGTTATTCCAGCAACAAGCCATCATCAAGCTACCTTCAAACATTGCTTGGTACATCCAGCTTCATTGCATTAGCTGCTGTTGATGGGCAAGAAGTTGTAGGTGCGATCGCCGCGTATGAACTAAAGAAATTTGAGCAGCAGAGAAGCGAAATTTATATCTATGATCTCGCAGTCGTTTCGACCCATCGCAGGCAAGGGATTGCCACGGCTCTTATTCAGGAGCTAAAAGTTATCGGTGCTGCACGCGGCGCATATGTGATTTATGTTCAAGCTGATAAAGGCGTAGAGGATCAACCCGCTATAGAGTTATATTCAAAGTTGGGGACCATTGAGGATGTATTTCACTTCGATATTGCAGTTGAGGGTGGCCACAAAAATACCTAG
- a CDS encoding hypothetical protein (conserved hypothetical protein): MSQVRTVSDTKRDFYTYHTRPINSIFRRVVEELLVEMHLLSVNADFRYDPFYALGVVTSFERFMQGYRPEADKDSIFQSMCQAVGDTAEHYKQDAIALLELAKRCSGTQLIDCFRQDVPPEGAQELWEKIEAIAKNKNFKYSRLFAIGIYTFLGESEPQLLEDSEKRDEMLTTVTTGLNLPAEKMQKDLDLYRSNLEKMNQVLAVLEDALLAERKRREKEEAEAQAKVAASIESPETTESSADA; the protein is encoded by the coding sequence GTGAGTCAAGTTCGCACCGTTTCCGATACGAAGCGTGATTTTTATACGTATCATACCCGGCCAATCAATTCGATTTTTCGGCGGGTGGTTGAAGAATTATTAGTGGAAATGCATTTACTGTCAGTTAATGCAGACTTTCGCTACGACCCTTTCTATGCGTTGGGAGTCGTCACTTCCTTCGAACGGTTTATGCAGGGGTATCGCCCGGAAGCGGATAAGGACTCGATTTTCCAGAGTATGTGCCAGGCTGTCGGTGATACGGCAGAACACTACAAACAGGATGCGATCGCCCTCCTGGAACTGGCCAAGCGTTGTTCTGGCACGCAACTGATTGACTGTTTTCGCCAGGATGTTCCCCCAGAAGGCGCCCAGGAGCTGTGGGAAAAAATTGAGGCGATCGCCAAAAACAAAAACTTTAAATATAGTCGTCTTTTTGCCATCGGAATATATACTTTTCTCGGCGAATCAGAACCTCAACTGCTCGAAGACTCCGAAAAACGCGACGAAATGTTGACGACCGTCACCACAGGCTTAAATTTGCCCGCGGAAAAAATGCAAAAAGACCTCGATCTGTATCGCAGTAACCTAGAGAAAATGAATCAGGTCCTCGCCGTACTCGAAGATGCCCTGCTAGCAGAACGCAAACGTCGGGAAAAAGAAGAAGCAGAAGCACAGGCAAAAGTCGCAGCTTCTATAGAGTCACCCGAAACTACCGAATCTAGTGCAGATGCCTAG
- a CDS encoding Fe3+ ABC transporter, periplasmic iron-binding protein encodes MPLPLFRYRSFPLLGLGLSLWLVGCGPTQQTVETPTATAACVENYDPAVDYFPEKVAPEFAAGFQVTYHNHYKVVTVRQPWETAQQDLTYVFVQCGTPIPEDYPEATIVEVPVQRIIALSTTYLPHLEVLDYQSQLLGVGDRQLIYSPEIRAAIEAGEIQEVGNLELDREKLLTLQPDVVLNYRLDTSEGNNTAALDALGLTVVLDAAHLEPTPLGRAEWLKFTALLFNKEAAANDIFGAIANRYEALMDQVRDLEAIPTVLSGSPYQGVWYVPGGESYVAQLFRDANVNYPWDATTARLSLPLDLEAVLNRAQDADLWLNVNPAWQSTADIFQEDRRYDLFTAVQNQQVYAANKRVAPGGGNDFWEGGVLNPDVILADVIKIAHPDVLPDHELFYYQHLQDPQ; translated from the coding sequence ATGCCCCTTCCTTTGTTTCGATACCGCTCCTTTCCCCTCCTGGGCTTGGGTTTATCCCTATGGCTAGTGGGTTGTGGCCCGACCCAACAAACGGTAGAAACCCCGACTGCAACGGCGGCCTGTGTCGAAAATTATGATCCGGCGGTTGATTATTTCCCGGAGAAAGTGGCGCCAGAATTTGCGGCGGGTTTCCAGGTGACTTATCACAACCATTACAAAGTGGTGACCGTGCGCCAACCTTGGGAAACAGCCCAGCAGGATTTGACCTATGTTTTCGTCCAGTGCGGCACACCCATTCCCGAAGATTACCCAGAGGCCACCATTGTCGAAGTGCCCGTCCAGCGCATCATTGCCCTTTCGACGACCTATTTACCCCATCTGGAAGTACTCGACTATCAATCACAGTTACTTGGGGTAGGCGATCGCCAGCTCATTTACAGCCCCGAAATTCGCGCTGCCATTGAAGCGGGTGAAATCCAAGAAGTGGGCAATTTAGAACTTGACCGAGAAAAACTCCTCACGCTCCAGCCCGATGTGGTTTTAAATTATCGCCTTGATACCAGTGAAGGGAACAATACAGCGGCCCTCGATGCCTTGGGGTTAACGGTGGTGCTAGATGCGGCCCACCTGGAACCAACACCTTTGGGCCGGGCGGAATGGCTTAAATTTACAGCTCTGCTGTTCAATAAAGAGGCCGCAGCTAACGACATTTTTGGGGCGATCGCCAACCGTTACGAAGCCCTGATGGATCAAGTCCGAGATTTAGAAGCCATTCCCACGGTGCTGAGTGGTTCCCCCTACCAAGGGGTCTGGTATGTGCCTGGGGGCGAAAGCTATGTGGCCCAACTGTTTCGGGATGCTAATGTGAACTATCCCTGGGATGCGACAACGGCTCGCCTCAGTTTACCCCTCGATTTAGAAGCGGTGTTAAATCGAGCCCAGGACGCCGATCTTTGGCTAAACGTAAATCCCGCTTGGCAGAGTACCGCCGATATTTTCCAAGAAGACCGCCGCTATGACCTATTTACAGCGGTGCAAAATCAACAGGTCTATGCTGCCAACAAGCGGGTCGCCCCCGGGGGGGGGAATGATTTTTGGGAAGGGGGCGTGTTAAATCCGGATGTGATCCTCGCCGATGTGATCAAAATTGCCCACCCTGATGTGTTGCCCGACCACGAACTTTTCTATTACCAACATCTGCAAGATCCCCAGTGA